TGTTTTAGGATGACCTGGACTTGATTCTCTAACCTTCAAACAATCTACCCAACCCCAACTGAGATTATGACAACTTCAGCTTCCCAAGATATCAAAAACGAAAATATTGATTTGCTCTCGGCTTATCAACAAAATTCTTCTCTGGAATTGCGGAACCAAATTGTCAAATCGAATATTGGTTTAGTCCGGAAAGAAGCCCATCACTGGATGCACCAATGCAGTGAAGGATACGATGACTTACTCCAGGTTGGGTGTATTGGTCTGATTCGAGCCATTGAACGGTTTGAACCCTCCAAAGGTCATGCCTTTAGCTCCTTTGCCATTCCCTACATTCGGGGCGAAATTCAACATTATTTACGCGATCGCAGCAATACCGTCCGCATCCCTCGACGGTGGTTGATGATGCAACGCAAGGCAGAAAGCACCATTCGCGATTTACAAGTGGAACTCAACCGCTATCCCAAAGATATCGAAATTGCCCAAGCTATGGGTGTGTCTGTAGAAGAGTGGCACGAAGTGAAACTCGCTTCAAAAAACCGATCGCTCCTCAGTCTAGATGCTCCCGTTACCGAGGAAGGAGAACAAGCAACCAGTCTAGGGGAACTGGTTCCCGACCATCACTATCGCAGTTTCCAGTTAGCCATGGAAGACCAAATTCGCCTGCAACAAGGCTTGGTGAAACTGGAAGAGCGCACCCGCCAAGTCTTAGAATTTGTTTTTCTCCACGACCTCACCCAGAAAGAAACCGCCGAGCGCATGGGAATCAGCGCCGTGACAGTCTCTCGCCAGGTGAAAAAAGGTCTGGAACGGTTGAAAAAGGTGATGACCACCGAGATCTGAAGCCCTCATCCCCCAACCCCTTCTCCCACGGGCGCTGCCCTGAGCGAAGTCGAAGGGAGAAGGGGAGCAGAAGTCCCTCTCCCCTGGGAGAGGGATTTAGGGAGAGGGCAACCCTCATCCCCCAACCCCTTCTCCCACGGGCGCTGCCCTGAGCGAAGTCGAAGGGNNNNNNNNNNNNNNNNNNNNNNNNNNNNNNNNNNNNNNNNNNNNNNNNNNNNNNNNNNNNNNNNNNNNNNNNNNNNNNNNNNNNNNNNNNNNNNNNNNNNCGGGCGCTGCCCTGAGCGAAGTCGAAGGGAGAAGGGGAGCAGAAGTCCCTCTCCCACGGGAGAGGGATTTTCCGCAAAGCGGACATAAAAGGGAGAGGGCAAGCTAGAATTGGTCATTCACTAAAAATCAGCCTAAAATAGCAGTACCATTGACCCAGTAACTGAATCGCCAGCTAATCGTGCTAATTGTGGGGGGTTTCCATGCGTCCATCATTCCTAGTTATCTTCCTGAGTGTCTTAACCCTAGGGTTAGGCAGTTGTGGTTTGATTGGGGGGGGAGGAGAAGATCCTGCCACAGAAGCGCCCCCCGAAGAACCGGTAGCCACTGCCCCCCAAACCACACCTACGGAAGGGGAAGCGCCAGCAGAAGAAGCGCCACCGGAAGTGTTTCCAGAAGAGGAAGAGGAAGCGGAAGCGGAAGCACCTTCACCCCCTCCTCCTCCCCAATCGGCTCTACAACAATCGACCAATCCCGAAGAGCGGGCCCAGTCAGCAGACCAAACCGCAGGGCAGAAAGACCCGTTTAACCCTCCAGGAATTATTATTACCGGTGGCTCGGAAAATGGTGGCGCAGGCAACGGCGGCCCGGCTGGGGGCATTCCGCCCATTGCAATTGAAACGCCCCCCCCTCCTGCTCCGCCGGCAGGTGGTGGCGGAAATGGAGGGGTAGCACCAGCACCAGCGCCTCCGATTCCGAGTATTGCCCCTTTGTCGATTCCGGAACTGCCACAAGTGGAACCGCCCCCGAATTTAGGAGTAGATCCGAGGTTTCAACCGGTAGTGCCTCAAGCGCCATTCGATCCGGGGCCGCCCCCTCCGAATACGGCTAGGGCGGTGGAAGTGTCGGCAGTGGTACAAGTGGGACAGACGGTTAAGGCGATCGTGAAATCCCCTGGTGAAGACAGTCAGTATGTAGGAGTCGGGGAGTATATTGGTGGCGGTTCGGTGTATGTGAAAAATATTGATGTTTATACCCCGGCGGAACCGGTGGTGATTTTAGAAGAGTTTGGGCAAGAAGTGGCTCGTGCAGTCGGTGCTGCTCCTTTACCCGAAATTGCCATGCCTGAGCCACCTGCGGGCGGCGACCCTGGGGATACAACTATTAAGGGGATTAAGATCAGTGAGTTGAGATTGGATTTTGGTGATATTAGCGGACGAGTCACTAATACAACAGACAAACTTCTTCGGGTAACAAGGATAAGCATACGGCTGGAAGCAACAGATGGTACTTTAATTACTGAAACCTCTCTAGCTGGCCCTAGTGCGAGTTTAAAGCCGGGTCAACAGGGATTCATTGATGGGGCTATCTCAAATACTCGCGGCTATCCGCCAGAGCAGATTAGAGTGGAAATTCAAGATATAGAAGTAGAAGAAGCAGAATAAAAGAGAAAACTTATGCAAAAGTTCAATCTCAAACTTTATTTAAGTCTAATTTTCTTAGCCGTATTCATTGCCTTTGGAGGTAAACCCTATGTGGCTAAGGCTCAATCTGATACTCCTCCCAATCCTCAAACAGGAGGAGGGCAATTAGGGACAGATGAAGAACTGATTCCTGATTGTGTGCCGAATGTGCCTACGGGACAAGTCAAATGTACTTATTCTAATGGCGATCGCTATCAAGGTCAGTTTCTCAACGGTAAACCCCATGGTGTAGGCGTTTATATCTTTTTTGGTGGCAACCGCTATGAAGGCAATTTTCTTAATGGTCAACCCCATGGGCAAGGAGTTTTGATACGAGAAGATGATACCCGATTTGAAGGAGTTTTTCAAAATGGAACGTTAACCGGTACAGCCAATAGACCCGGTAAAATTGTATTCTCTACTGGTGAAGTTTACCAAGGAAGCTTAGAACTTTTTCCAGTGCCTGGAAATCCCACCAGACAAACCAGCCGCCCCAATGGTCGAGGAGTGTTTATTTTCCCTGATGGCAGCCGCTATCAAGGGGAATTTTTCCAGGGGGAAATTTTAGGTCAAGGTATCCTGGTTCGTCCGGATGGAACCCGTTGCCAAGGTCGGTTTTTTAATCAATCTCTCGATGCCAGAGTTCAATGCCTCTTCCCCGATGGCACGAGATACGAAGGAGAATTACGCGGCGGCATTCCCCATGGGCAAGGTGTTCTCATTGCTCCCAATGGTCAGCGTACCTCTGGACGCTTCCGGGATGGCGCGTTCGTGAATTAACCTTGAGATAGGGCTTTTATTGGAGACATCAACAGAGCAGTCACCCCAGTAGTGCCGTGACAACCCTAAAATGGTGGGTTACGGCGGATTGATAGATTGCTGTCAGAGTCTAGGTTTTAGCCGCCTAACCCACCCTACGCTGAGGAAGCAGCGAGCAAGATGCTCGCACTACATCTGATTGCCTGATTTGAGGGGAGTCACATTCACCTATTGAGGGGTAGATGTTGAGACCATTAAACCGGTTGTGCAAGAATAGTTGCCAACCTTGTTGGACTGCTCTAGAGGAGTAAGATTTTAGCGGCTATGAATCACTCATCACTCCCCCTGTTTGGTAAAACGAAATTCATCGAAAATCAACTGAATGAATTTTTCGATCGCCTCTCCGAAGGGGGAATGTACTTTGAGATGGGTATGGTACTATACCTAGAGACCGAAGCCCTAACCCCAGGCTGTGAAGAAAAAATGCAACAAATCAACCAAGTTAAACATCGCTGTAATACCTTGCGCCGGGAAATTGAGTCCGAACTCTACACCGAAATGCTCATTCCCGATGCACGGGGAGATGTATTAAGCTTGCTCGAAGCCTTATATTATCTCATTGGCTTAATTGGGGATAATTTCCAAAACTTAATGATTGAAGAACCGATTATTCCCACACCCTATCATAGTGATTTTAAGCAATTGGTTTCCATGGGAGTTCAGTGTTTAGAAACCATTGTTCTCACCTCTCGCGCCTTTTTCCGCGACCCCAGAACTGTGCGCGACTATGCCTATAAAGTCCGAGTTTACGAAGCAGAAGCGGATCAAATTTCCTTTCGCCTCAAACGGGGAATCTTTCGCTCGGTTTTACCCTTGGCTCATAAAACTCAATTGCGAGATGTGATTGATGTGATCGATGCATTAGCCGATGCATCGGAAGATGTGGCTGATAAGTTATCTATTTATGCCATTAAACGAGCTTTATAGGGCCCCCAAATATTGGTGGGGGCAGGATTCCCCATTCCCTATTCCCCATTCCCTATTCCCCATTCCCCATTACCCATTACCCATTACTCATTCATGGATGCGATCGCCGTTTTTATTTTCCTCTCTAGTGGACTATTCTTAGGATGGTCTCTCGGTGCGAATGATGCTGCTAATGTCTTCGGGACTGCGGTTGGCAGTCGCATGATTCGTTTTTCCACTGCTGCGTTTCTATGCAGCGTGTTTGTGATATTAGGGGCGGTTATTGGGGGCGCAGGAGCTGCCGGAGGCTTGGGAGAACTGGGATCTTTAAATGCCCTGCCGGGGGCGTTCACGGTGGCATTATCTGCCGCTATGACGGTGTTGTGGATGACTCAGTTGGGTCTACCGGTGTCTACCTCTCAAGCGGTGGTAGGGGCGATTATTGGCTGGAATCTCTTTAGTGGTGCAATTACGGATTTAGGGGTCTTATCGAAAATTGCCCTAACTTGGGTGGCTTGTCCAGTTTTAGGGGCGATATTTGCGGCGATTTTATATCGCTTGCTTGTCAGTATTATTAATCAAGTTAAACCCCATTTATTGCAATTGGATTTATATACCCGTTGGGGGTTGATTTTAGCGGGAATTTTCGGTTCCTATGCCTTGGGCGCGAATAATATTGGTAATGTGATGGGGGTGTTTATTCCCTCCTCTCCGTTTACCGAATTTCATTTAGGGGAGACGGTGCGCGTGAGTTCAACCCAACAATTATTTCTTCTGGGAGGCATAGCCATTGCGATCGGGGTCTATACTTATTCTAAAGGGGTAATGATGACGGTGGGCGGGAGTTTAATGAAGTTATCCCCTATTGCTGCGTTTGTGGTGGTGGTTGCCCATTCTTTGGTCTTATTTGTGTTCTCTTCAACGGAATTACAACAAACGTTTATTAACCTGGGACTGCCCCCCATTCCCCTGATTCCGGTGTCGAGTTCCCAAGCGGTGATTGGTGCAGTGATTGGTATTGGACTCTTGCAAGGAATGCGAGGGGTGCGGCAAATTCGTTGGCGGGTGTTAGGGGAAATTGGGTCGGGTTGGGTTTCGACTCCGGCGATCGCCACTTTAATCAGTATTATCCTCCTCTTTATTGTGCAAAATGTTTTCAATCAACCCGTATATGAGGAAATCGAGTTTCGCCTCTCTCAACCCGTGTTAATGTACCTGCAAAAAGAAGGTGTACCCACTGAAAAAATTGCCCCCTTAGAGGGTCAAACCCTGACTAAACCCGTTAATTTCCGCAGCGCCTTAAGACGGGTAGCCAGCTTAACCCCAGAACAAGAATCCCAGGTCATAGCAGCCGCAGAACTCTATCCTATGCACATTACTCCAGAAGCAATTAACAAGATTGATTCTCAAGCCTTAACTCCAGAGCAATTCTCAGCCATTGAGCGATTAACCGGTCAATCCTTTGACTATAAATGGGAACTTCAGCAAGCTCTAGGAGTGCAAACCACCGCCTGGCAAAAACAACCGGGAGAAGAGCATTTAGACGACCAATTTCTTTATCTAGAAAAACTGTTTATAACCCCAAAAATAAGTAGGGGTTAACGGCCGTTAACCCCTACAGTTAAAAATGAGGATTAAATCACTCTTCAAACGTGGTCGCTAAGGGTTTCGGAGACAATTGAGCCGTTAAAGAGGCGATCGCCTGCGTATAATGGGGATCGGAAGATGTAGCTCGCAAACGGGCATTTTGCACCAAGCGCCGTTGATCTCGCTGACTCAACTCGATCGCCACATCAGGCGTAATCCCCATTTTACTAATATCCGTTCCCTTGGGCGTGTAATAATGGGCAACCGTAACCGCTAATCCAGAGCCATCAGAGAGGGAATGAACCGCTTGCACCAAGGCTTTACCAAAGGTTTTGGTTCCCACTATCTTAGCCCGATGATTATCTTGCAGAGCGCCGGTCAGAATCTCACTGGAACTGGCAGATTTTTGATCCACTAAAACCGCTAAGGGACGTTTCGTTAAGGCGGTACGATTCGCTCGCACAAACTCCCGATTACCATTACGGTCAATGGTACTGACAATCGCCCCACTATCGAGCCACATACGAGCAATTTCAATACTCGATTCTAATAATCCCCCTGGGTTACCGCGCAAATCTAGCACAAACCCATCCACATTTTGATGCTCTAAATCTTTAATCGAGCGCTCCATTTGTTCGGCCGCATGGGAGCTAAACTCATCTAAGCGAATATAACCCACTCGTAAAGCCCCTTCTTGTTTCACTTCATGGTTAACAGAAGGCACTTCCACCGTAGCTCGCACCACCTCTAACTCAAAGGGGCCCCATCCCGGCCGGGTTAATTTCAGGGTTACCGTACTGCCTACATCGCCTCGAATCAGTTGGCTGGCTGTTTGCAAAGACATGCCCTCCGTAGACTGGCCATCAATGGCTAAAATGATATCTCCAGGGAGAATCCCCGCTTTGAAGGCTGGGGATTTATCATAGGGTTGAATCACGGTTAATCGGCGGGTTTGGGGATGAATTTCTAAGGAAATGCCCACCCCGGATAACTCTCCAGAGGTTTGCTCGGTGAGCCGCTTAAATTGGTTGGGGTCAAGAAAACGGGTATAGGGGTCGTTGAGCTGTTCTAGGGCCGCGCGAATGGCTCGATAGGCTTGGTTGGGGCTGGTATACTGGCGATCGAGGAGTTCCTCTCGCACCTTTAACCAATCCACTTGATTAAAATTGGGGTCTACATACTCACGGTTTACAATTTGCCAGGTTTCATCCACAATTGCTTTGGGACTATCCTGTAGGGCTGCACGGACTGATTGACACCAGGCTGTACCGAGTAAAGATAGGGTTGCTGTCGTGGTCAGTGTACCCGTGAGCAACGCAATCTGAAGTGGTTTTAAGCAGTTTTTATACCAGTTCATTGGGATTAGCCGCGATCGAGGTTAGAGAGTG
This window of the Roseofilum capinflatum BLCC-M114 genome carries:
- a CDS encoding RNA polymerase sigma factor SigF codes for the protein MTTSASQDIKNENIDLLSAYQQNSSLELRNQIVKSNIGLVRKEAHHWMHQCSEGYDDLLQVGCIGLIRAIERFEPSKGHAFSSFAIPYIRGEIQHYLRDRSNTVRIPRRWLMMQRKAESTIRDLQVELNRYPKDIEIAQAMGVSVEEWHEVKLASKNRSLLSLDAPVTEEGEQATSLGELVPDHHYRSFQLAMEDQIRLQQGLVKLEERTRQVLEFVFLHDLTQKETAERMGISAVTVSRQVKKGLERLKKVMTTEI
- a CDS encoding MORN repeat-containing protein, which gives rise to MQKFNLKLYLSLIFLAVFIAFGGKPYVAKAQSDTPPNPQTGGGQLGTDEELIPDCVPNVPTGQVKCTYSNGDRYQGQFLNGKPHGVGVYIFFGGNRYEGNFLNGQPHGQGVLIREDDTRFEGVFQNGTLTGTANRPGKIVFSTGEVYQGSLELFPVPGNPTRQTSRPNGRGVFIFPDGSRYQGEFFQGEILGQGILVRPDGTRCQGRFFNQSLDARVQCLFPDGTRYEGELRGGIPHGQGVLIAPNGQRTSGRFRDGAFVN
- a CDS encoding DUF47 domain-containing protein — encoded protein: MNHSSLPLFGKTKFIENQLNEFFDRLSEGGMYFEMGMVLYLETEALTPGCEEKMQQINQVKHRCNTLRREIESELYTEMLIPDARGDVLSLLEALYYLIGLIGDNFQNLMIEEPIIPTPYHSDFKQLVSMGVQCLETIVLTSRAFFRDPRTVRDYAYKVRVYEAEADQISFRLKRGIFRSVLPLAHKTQLRDVIDVIDALADASEDVADKLSIYAIKRAL
- a CDS encoding inorganic phosphate transporter codes for the protein MGAGFPIPYSPFPIPHSPLPITHYSFMDAIAVFIFLSSGLFLGWSLGANDAANVFGTAVGSRMIRFSTAAFLCSVFVILGAVIGGAGAAGGLGELGSLNALPGAFTVALSAAMTVLWMTQLGLPVSTSQAVVGAIIGWNLFSGAITDLGVLSKIALTWVACPVLGAIFAAILYRLLVSIINQVKPHLLQLDLYTRWGLILAGIFGSYALGANNIGNVMGVFIPSSPFTEFHLGETVRVSSTQQLFLLGGIAIAIGVYTYSKGVMMTVGGSLMKLSPIAAFVVVVAHSLVLFVFSSTELQQTFINLGLPPIPLIPVSSSQAVIGAVIGIGLLQGMRGVRQIRWRVLGEIGSGWVSTPAIATLISIILLFIVQNVFNQPVYEEIEFRLSQPVLMYLQKEGVPTEKIAPLEGQTLTKPVNFRSALRRVASLTPEQESQVIAAAELYPMHITPEAINKIDSQALTPEQFSAIERLTGQSFDYKWELQQALGVQTTAWQKQPGEEHLDDQFLYLEKLFITPKISRG
- the ctpB gene encoding carboxyl-terminal processing protease CtpB yields the protein MNWYKNCLKPLQIALLTGTLTTTATLSLLGTAWCQSVRAALQDSPKAIVDETWQIVNREYVDPNFNQVDWLKVREELLDRQYTSPNQAYRAIRAALEQLNDPYTRFLDPNQFKRLTEQTSGELSGVGISLEIHPQTRRLTVIQPYDKSPAFKAGILPGDIILAIDGQSTEGMSLQTASQLIRGDVGSTVTLKLTRPGWGPFELEVVRATVEVPSVNHEVKQEGALRVGYIRLDEFSSHAAEQMERSIKDLEHQNVDGFVLDLRGNPGGLLESSIEIARMWLDSGAIVSTIDRNGNREFVRANRTALTKRPLAVLVDQKSASSSEILTGALQDNHRAKIVGTKTFGKALVQAVHSLSDGSGLAVTVAHYYTPKGTDISKMGITPDVAIELSQRDQRRLVQNARLRATSSDPHYTQAIASLTAQLSPKPLATTFEE